A genome region from Salvia splendens isolate huo1 chromosome 19, SspV2, whole genome shotgun sequence includes the following:
- the LOC121779333 gene encoding ethylene-responsive transcription factor ERF014-like, which translates to MSSSPPPQNSKRRFKGVRMRSWGSWVSEIRAPNQKTRIWLGSYSTAEAAARAYDAALLCLKGSSANLNFPASSKISHINADQTMSPKSIQRIAAAAAASAEILEGSRNPSPVSPTSSEGESPSLSSSYQIEDDRILAAGADYFEEEKDVAAWYNFDSPKYNEMINGVFYDPLMMEDYSYEDGDIRLWSFS; encoded by the coding sequence atgTCGTCGTCGCCACCACCTCAAAACTCAAAAAGGAGATTCAAGGGAGTGAGAATGAGAAGCTGGGGATCATGGGTCTCCGAGATCAGAGCGCCCAATCAAAAAACGAGGATTTGGCTCGGCTCCTACTCcacggcggaggcggcggcgcgAGCCTACGACGCCGCGCTCCTTTGCCTCAAGGGATCCTCCGCCAACCTCAACTTCCCCGCTTCCTCCAAGATCTCACACATCAACGCCGATCAAACCATGTCTCCCAAATCAATCCAAAGAATAGCCGCCGCGGCCGCGGCTAGTGCTGAAATTCTAGAAGGTTCTAGAAACCCTAGCCCTGTGTCGCCGACGTCGAGCGAGGGCGAGTCGCCCTCGCTGTCGTCTTCGTATCAGATCGAAGACGACCGGATTTTGGCGGCGGGGGCGGACTATTTCGAGGAGGAGAAGGACGTGGCGGCGTGGTACAACTTTGATTCCCCGAAGTACAATGAGATGATTAATGGGGTGTTTTACGATCCTTTGATGATGGAGGATTATTCGTATGAAGATGGCGATATTCGGTTGTGGagcttttcttga